From the genome of Oscillospiraceae bacterium:
AAGCGATGCAGGTGACAGATTTCTGGCACTCCCTGCTGAACTCCATGGTGATTACCCTGTGCACCGTGGCGCTGTGCGTGCTGATCCACCCGCTGGCGGCCTACGCCATAGGCAGAAACATGAAGCGACACAAGTTTTACAAATTTTCTTATATGTACCTAGTAAGCGGTATGTTCGTTCCTTTTGCCATTCTGATGATGCCGGAAGCAAAGCTGACTGCCTTTTTCCACTTGACAAACTGGGCCGGTGTCATTATCCTTTATGTGGTCTTTTACCTGCCTATGGACCTGATGCTTTACACCGGATACCTGAAAAATGTTCCCCTTTCGCTGGAGGAAGCCGCCTACGTCGACGGCGCAAGCGTCTGGACTGCCTACTGGCATATCATCTTTCCCAACATGAAACCGATGCACGCAACTGTAGCGGTCTTGGCCGCACTCGGCGCATGGAACGACGTAATGACACCGCTGATTCTGATGGGCGGCAGCGGCAGCAACACTCTGCCGCTGGCACAGCTCAACTTTCAGAGTCAGTTCAGCACAAACTACAACCTGGCCTTTGCGTCTTACCTGCTGGCGCTGGTACCCATTCTTGTATTTTACCTGGTGTGCCAAAAGCAGATTATCAGCGGCGTTATCAACGGCGCTGTCAAATAAAGCAACGCTTTCTTTTTCAAAAAGTCTGTACCGCCGCGGAGCAGCGTCCCGGGCGGTGCAGGCTTTGCCTGTTTTACACACTACAAACTGCAATTTTGGGAGGCAATTAGTCAGATGCTCAAAAAATATGGATTTCGCGCCGCAAATGTTGTACTGGGAATTTTTCTAATTGGCATTGCCGTTGGGTTTTTACGCATGGCAGCCTTTGGCTGCGACCCCTTTACAACTATGAACCTCGGCATTAGCGGCCTGCTAAAGCTGCAGTTCGGCAATCTGCAGCTGCTCGTCAATTTTATTCTGCTGGTACCGGTGCTTTTGCTGCGCCGGAAAGACCTGATCGGATTTGGCACTGTCTTCAACATGGTTTTTGTCGGTTATCTCGCGGATTTCACCGTGTTTCTGTTTCACGCCGCCGGTATCACCGCCTCTGCCATGCCCGCCCGCATTTTCCTTTTTGCTGCCGCTTTCTTTATCATCTGCTTGGGAGATTCCCTGTATATCGGCGCAAGCATGGGGGTTGCCCCCTATGATGCGGCAGCCTATCTTTTGGAAACACTGACGCACAAAAAACTACCTTTCAAATATGCCCGTATTTTAAGCGATGTTTCCTGTGTTGTGGCAGGCACACTGACCAGCCTGCCCACCGGGAAGCTTTGGAGCATTGTCGGCCTAGGCACGATTGTGATTGCCTGCGGCACCGGCCCCATGGTTCAGCTTTTTCTTGACCGGATTGCTTCCCCGCTCTTTACCCACTATGCGTATGACTAAGACCTACAAAGGACCCGCATTGCC
Proteins encoded in this window:
- a CDS encoding carbohydrate ABC transporter permease yields the protein MNQKTSVKTRNSKNVPITVLLLIGCITIFFPLYMTIVIAFKKPAEMTNDIMGALKLPMQWSLSNFSEAMQVTDFWHSLLNSMVITLCTVALCVLIHPLAAYAIGRNMKRHKFYKFSYMYLVSGMFVPFAILMMPEAKLTAFFHLTNWAGVIILYVVFYLPMDLMLYTGYLKNVPLSLEEAAYVDGASVWTAYWHIIFPNMKPMHATVAVLAALGAWNDVMTPLILMGGSGSNTLPLAQLNFQSQFSTNYNLAFASYLLALVPILVFYLVCQKQIISGVINGAVK